One window from the genome of Prinia subflava isolate CZ2003 ecotype Zambia chromosome 2, Cam_Psub_1.2, whole genome shotgun sequence encodes:
- the LOC134546525 gene encoding uncharacterized protein LOC134546525, which produces MSAKTAISSAVLFASLLTIAQAWLVPQPQQNVWAVLAKSLGQDHICLNQASAANPMASCLVGIPFKDREMPKMLLGYAQKLRQEAAKMEHNLKHAHYIVAWYNYIKSLPKLENEPQELELLGSARAESCFHIRNDHVQRHHRHFVSSKAHFNTHWCNAVSFSYPPIPPQKSAQVFAHPRQLPRGTFLICGDHAWAGIPSHLSGGPCTFGTLGLFSPNKSQILDWVTQNSTNGAHILAHSRKKREDYSLKKLADNCDEEIIHWSRSKGIAITVFAPWVAIAKTLGELGHLECWVAKQSRLTSRALSNLLKDEEITRQATLQNRAAIDYLLLLHGHSCEEFEGLCCFNLTSRAKGTREALKQMENMIGDIKQEYGDWLSNLFKGWGISGWTGSILRTVLLIVFVLFVAIASLGLMKKMLQNLISSSTSPLKAEVHRVAVEVGPEVFKEEEESFVDEDEQAEQLEIIVKEVRSFPREQWPTQQQWFAESYPRSEHLVDPPQFGYLG; this is translated from the coding sequence ATGAGCGCCAAGACTGCCATCAGTTCAGCCGTCCTCTTCGCCAGTCTCCTGACCATCGCCCAGGCGTGGCTCGTCCCCCAGCCGCAACAGAACGTCTGGGCTGTCTTGGCCAAATCACTGGGCCAAGACCACATATGTCTCAACCAAGCGAGTGCCGCGAATCCCATGGcatcctgcctcgtggggatcccatttaaagatcgtgagatgcccaagatgcttctaggttatgctcaaaaacttagacaagaagctgctaaaatggagcataacctaaagcatgcccattacatcgtcgcgtggtacaattatattaaaagtcttccaaagttagaaaacgagcctcaggagctggagcttctaGGTTCCGCCAGAGCcgaatcttgttttcatatccGCAACGACCACGTCCAGCGTCACCACCgtcattttgtctcctccaaagcccattttaatacTCATTGGTGTAACGCTGTGTCCTTTAGTTATCCtccaatccctccccaaaaatcagcccaagtcTTTGCCCATCCCCGCCAGCTTCCTAGGGGAACATTCTTGATTTGCGGAGACCACGCgtgggcaggtatcccctctcacctctccggaggcccgtgcacctttgggaccctcggattgttttcacccaacaaatcacaaattttggattgggttacacaaaattctacaaatggtGCACATATATTGGCACActctagaaagaagagagaagactactctctcaaaaaattggCAGACAATTGCGATGAGGAAATTATCCATTGGAGCAGATCTAAAGGCATCGCAATCACAGTATTTGCGCCGTGGGTCGCCATTGCTAAGACCCTCGGAGAATTAGGCCATTTGGAATGTTGGGTAGCTAAGCAATCCCGTTTGACTTCTAGGGCCCTAtcaaacctcctgaaagatgaggaaattacgaggcaggcaaccctccagaatcgtgcagccatcgattacctcctgctcctccacggtcactcgtgtgaggagtttgaggggctctgctgctttaatttgacatcTAGGGCCAAGGGGACTCGCGAGGcactcaaacaaatggaaaacatgatagGAGACATCAAACAAGAATACGGGGACTGGCTCAGTAATTTATTCAAGGGATGGGGGATCTCGGGTTGGACGGGATCGATTCTTAgaactgttctgttaattgtttttgtgctttttgttgctattgccagccttggactaatgaaaaagatgttgcagaatttgatttcttcctccacatcaccACTCAAAGCTGAAGTCCACCGAGTAGCCGTTGAAGTAggcccagaagtgttcaaggaggaggaggaaagcttcgttgatgaggacgagcaggctgaacagcttgaaatcaTCGTGAAAGAAGTGCGCAGCTTTCCTCGAGAACAATGGCCTActcaacagcagtggtttgcagaaTCATACCCACGTTCTGAACACCTGGTGGACCCCCCTCAATTCGGATATCTGGGATAG